From Triticum aestivum cultivar Chinese Spring chromosome 4A, IWGSC CS RefSeq v2.1, whole genome shotgun sequence, a single genomic window includes:
- the LOC123086981 gene encoding uncharacterized protein isoform X1 has translation MWATVVMLGGFCTLLEPTDFWSTTAIIFIEAFRFFTRDNRLENHPLFGTNAAIKKLTSHSVLKDEKHTFYAVLAVVSLCDRILFVCPRNVKGIALIVMAASGVLIGNLPFAVQTILQHHLWLFLSSLLVILLTLSAQLIRKFWIRGKSQGSQLAVVLVHTAVLLLMVIVQSISVYILVCKPPRVRQIISKWIKVLYLVKVVLGLALIVGMFSLFLPSVDWFVYGNLVKMMVTLIFALSTIPSPNNETAYYWMDVGLCISMAISWVFCIESAVFNPGVLLVILICGNLQLPAAIARMLLSAMRLQDQQLVKSYPTPGSKNLLPTLHLFYWFVIFQGTFYLCACIINFYGAKLQLHNEKGLGDVQKEEAAFGPQTILDTYGTRLQLHNEKGLGDVQTEEEAFVSQTIPDGSIAISIRSDEEQSNTNPVNCILVGTLPVPL, from the exons ATGTGGGCCACAGTTGTAATGCTTGGGGGTTTCTGCACCCTGCTCGAACCAACCGATTTCTGGTCTACAACAGCTATAATATTTATTGAAGCTTTCAG ATTTTTCACTCGAGATAACCGTTTGGAGAATCACCCGTTGTTTGGAACTAATGCAGCTATTAAAAAGCTAACATCTCACAGTGTGTTAAAGGATGAAAAACATACATTTTATGCGGTATTGGCAGTTGTCAGCTTATGTGACAGGATACTTTTTGTTTGTCCGAGAAATGTCAAGGGCATCGCTCTCATTGTAATGGCAGCTTCCGGGGTTCTGATTGGCAATCTGCCTTTTGCCGTGCAGACAATCCTGCAACATCATCTGTGGCTCTTCTTAAGCTCTCTGCTTGTCATTCTACTCACCCTCTCCGCCCAATTGATCAGAAAATTCTGGATCCGTGGTAAGTCTCAAGGATCTCAACTTGCAGTTGTACTAGTGCACACTGCAGTGCTATTACTCATGGTCATAGTGCAGAGCATATCCGTTTACATTCTTGTATGCAAACCGCCACGGGTTAGGCAGATAATAAGCAAGTGGATTAAAGTGTTATACCTTGTTAAGGTGGTGCTGGGCTTAGCCTTGATAGTGGGGATGTTTTCTCTCTTCCTGCCTTCTGTTGACTGGTTCGTCTATGGTAATTTAGTGAAGATGATGGTAACCCTGATCTTCGCACTAAGCACCATTCCGAGCCCAAACAATGAAACTGCGTACTATTGGATGGACGTCGGCTTGTGCATATCAATGGCAATCAGCTGGGTTTTCTGCATCGAGTCTGCAGTTTTTAACCCAGGGGTGCTGCTTGTTATACTTATCTGTGGTAACCTGCAGCTCCCGGCAGCAATAGCGCGTATGCTGCTATCAGCCATGAGGCTTCAAGATCAGCAGCTTGTTAAATCGTATCCCACTCCAGGAAGCAAAAATTTATTGCCTACGCTACATCTTTTTTACTGGTTTGTGATCTTCCAAGGCACATTCTATTTGTGTGCTTGCATTATCAACTTTTATGGGGCTAAACTGCAGTTGCACAATGAAAAGGGCTTGGGGGATGTTCAAAAGGAAGAAGCAGCATTTGGCCCTCAAACCATTCTGGACACTTATGGGACTAGACTGCAGTTGCACAATGAAAAGGGTTTGGGGGATGTTCAAACAGAAGAAGAAGCATTTGTCTCTCAAACCATTCCAGACGGTTCTATAGCAATTAGCATAAGATCTGACGAGGAACAATCAAACACCAATCCAGTTAACTGCATACTGGTCGGGACACTCCCTGTCCCCCTATAA
- the LOC123086981 gene encoding uncharacterized protein isoform X2: protein MWATVVMLGGFCTLLEPTDFWSTTAIIFIEAFRFFTRDNRLENHPLFGTNAAIKKLTSHSVLKDEKHTFYAVLAVVSLCDRILFVCPRNVKGIALIVMAASGVLIGNLPFAVQTILQHHLWLFLSSLLVILLTLSAQLIRKFWIRVKMMVTLIFALSTIPSPNNETAYYWMDVGLCISMAISWVFCIESAVFNPGVLLVILICGNLQLPAAIARMLLSAMRLQDQQLVKSYPTPGSKNLLPTLHLFYWFVIFQGTFYLCACIINFYGAKLQLHNEKGLGDVQKEEAAFGPQTILDTYGTRLQLHNEKGLGDVQTEEEAFVSQTIPDGSIAISIRSDEEQSNTNPVNCILVGTLPVPL from the exons ATGTGGGCCACAGTTGTAATGCTTGGGGGTTTCTGCACCCTGCTCGAACCAACCGATTTCTGGTCTACAACAGCTATAATATTTATTGAAGCTTTCAG ATTTTTCACTCGAGATAACCGTTTGGAGAATCACCCGTTGTTTGGAACTAATGCAGCTATTAAAAAGCTAACATCTCACAGTGTGTTAAAGGATGAAAAACATACATTTTATGCGGTATTGGCAGTTGTCAGCTTATGTGACAGGATACTTTTTGTTTGTCCGAGAAATGTCAAGGGCATCGCTCTCATTGTAATGGCAGCTTCCGGGGTTCTGATTGGCAATCTGCCTTTTGCCGTGCAGACAATCCTGCAACATCATCTGTGGCTCTTCTTAAGCTCTCTGCTTGTCATTCTACTCACCCTCTCCGCCCAATTGATCAGAAAATTCTGGATCCGTG TGAAGATGATGGTAACCCTGATCTTCGCACTAAGCACCATTCCGAGCCCAAACAATGAAACTGCGTACTATTGGATGGACGTCGGCTTGTGCATATCAATGGCAATCAGCTGGGTTTTCTGCATCGAGTCTGCAGTTTTTAACCCAGGGGTGCTGCTTGTTATACTTATCTGTGGTAACCTGCAGCTCCCGGCAGCAATAGCGCGTATGCTGCTATCAGCCATGAGGCTTCAAGATCAGCAGCTTGTTAAATCGTATCCCACTCCAGGAAGCAAAAATTTATTGCCTACGCTACATCTTTTTTACTGGTTTGTGATCTTCCAAGGCACATTCTATTTGTGTGCTTGCATTATCAACTTTTATGGGGCTAAACTGCAGTTGCACAATGAAAAGGGCTTGGGGGATGTTCAAAAGGAAGAAGCAGCATTTGGCCCTCAAACCATTCTGGACACTTATGGGACTAGACTGCAGTTGCACAATGAAAAGGGTTTGGGGGATGTTCAAACAGAAGAAGAAGCATTTGTCTCTCAAACCATTCCAGACGGTTCTATAGCAATTAGCATAAGATCTGACGAGGAACAATCAAACACCAATCCAGTTAACTGCATACTGGTCGGGACACTCCCTGTCCCCCTATAA
- the LOC123086981 gene encoding uncharacterized protein isoform X3, which translates to MWATVVMLGGFCTLLEPTDFWSTTAIIFIEAFRFFTRDNRLENHPLFGTNAAIKKLTSHSVLKDEKHTFYAVLAVVSLCDRILFVCPRNVKGIALIVMAASGVLIGNLPFAVQTILQHHLWLFLSSLLVILLTLSAQLIRKFWIRVAQ; encoded by the exons ATGTGGGCCACAGTTGTAATGCTTGGGGGTTTCTGCACCCTGCTCGAACCAACCGATTTCTGGTCTACAACAGCTATAATATTTATTGAAGCTTTCAG ATTTTTCACTCGAGATAACCGTTTGGAGAATCACCCGTTGTTTGGAACTAATGCAGCTATTAAAAAGCTAACATCTCACAGTGTGTTAAAGGATGAAAAACATACATTTTATGCGGTATTGGCAGTTGTCAGCTTATGTGACAGGATACTTTTTGTTTGTCCGAGAAATGTCAAGGGCATCGCTCTCATTGTAATGGCAGCTTCCGGGGTTCTGATTGGCAATCTGCCTTTTGCCGTGCAGACAATCCTGCAACATCATCTGTGGCTCTTCTTAAGCTCTCTGCTTGTCATTCTACTCACCCTCTCCGCCCAATTGATCAGAAAATTCTGGATCCGTG TTGCACAATGA